One genomic window of Evansella cellulosilytica DSM 2522 includes the following:
- a CDS encoding UbiD family decarboxylase, whose protein sequence is MYRNLEECILDLEKHGHLIRIKEEVDPHLEMAAIHLKVFEAGGPALLFENVKGTKFRAVSNLFGTIERSKFMFRKSWDKTQNVISLRNDPMKALKNPFKQIGNGLTGAKALPLKKRNTGPVGFQEINISDLPLIHHWPDDGGAFVTLPQVYTEDPDKPGIMNANLGMYRVQLTGNDYELNKEIGVHYQIHRGIGVHQHKANKRGEPLKVSIFIGGPPSHTLAAVMPLPEGLSEMTVAGMLSGRHFRYSYEDGYCISNDADFVITGEIYPEETKPEGPFGDHLGYYSLVHEFPLMKVHKVYARENAIWPFTVVGRPPQEDTAFGALIHELTGGAIKQEIPGVKEVHAVDAAGVHPLLFAIGSERYTPYQKVKQPAELLTIANRILGTGQLSLAKYLFIAAEEDKPLSTHNEEEFLGYILERIDLSRDIHFQTNTTIDTLDYTGTGLNTGSKVVIAACGDKKRDLCTEVPDQLKDLDSFKNPKLVMPGVVAIEGEKFSDHESTAKEIQAFNDLINRKGSIPTCPMIILCDDSTFISESLSNFLWVTFTRSNPSHDMYGVNSFYDHKHWGCDNVIIDTRTKPHHAPPLIPDPQVEKNIKRLFEKGGSLAEIG, encoded by the coding sequence ATGTATCGAAATTTAGAAGAGTGCATTCTAGATCTTGAAAAACACGGCCACCTTATCCGGATAAAAGAGGAAGTAGATCCTCACCTTGAAATGGCCGCCATTCACCTAAAGGTGTTTGAAGCAGGAGGACCTGCATTATTGTTTGAGAATGTTAAAGGTACAAAATTCCGTGCTGTATCAAACTTATTTGGCACAATTGAACGTAGTAAATTTATGTTTCGTAAATCATGGGACAAAACACAAAATGTCATTAGTTTAAGAAATGACCCTATGAAGGCGTTAAAAAATCCATTTAAACAAATTGGTAATGGGCTAACAGGAGCAAAAGCACTACCGCTAAAAAAAAGGAACACTGGACCTGTTGGTTTTCAGGAAATAAATATTTCCGACCTGCCACTCATACATCATTGGCCAGATGATGGTGGGGCTTTCGTCACACTACCGCAAGTGTATACAGAAGACCCTGATAAGCCTGGGATTATGAATGCTAACTTAGGTATGTATCGTGTGCAGTTAACTGGAAACGACTATGAATTAAATAAAGAGATTGGCGTTCATTATCAAATACATCGTGGCATCGGTGTTCATCAGCATAAAGCAAATAAACGTGGTGAACCATTAAAGGTAAGTATTTTTATCGGAGGGCCTCCTTCGCACACTTTAGCAGCTGTCATGCCTTTGCCTGAAGGCCTTAGTGAAATGACTGTTGCAGGTATGCTATCAGGTAGACACTTCCGATACAGCTATGAGGATGGCTATTGTATAAGTAATGATGCAGATTTCGTTATAACAGGAGAAATTTATCCAGAGGAAACAAAGCCAGAAGGTCCTTTTGGTGATCACCTTGGATACTATAGTCTTGTTCACGAATTTCCATTAATGAAAGTACACAAAGTGTATGCTAGAGAAAATGCCATTTGGCCGTTTACTGTTGTCGGACGTCCTCCACAGGAAGATACAGCTTTCGGTGCGCTTATTCATGAATTAACTGGTGGTGCTATTAAACAAGAAATACCTGGTGTTAAAGAAGTACATGCCGTTGATGCTGCAGGAGTACATCCATTGCTATTTGCAATCGGTAGTGAGCGTTATACGCCGTACCAAAAAGTAAAGCAACCTGCTGAGTTACTTACAATTGCAAATAGAATTCTAGGAACTGGGCAATTAAGCTTAGCGAAATATTTATTTATAGCCGCTGAAGAGGACAAGCCTTTAAGTACCCATAACGAAGAAGAATTTTTAGGTTATATATTGGAACGAATCGATTTAAGTAGAGATATTCATTTTCAAACGAACACAACAATTGATACACTCGATTATACTGGTACCGGTTTAAACACTGGGAGTAAAGTCGTTATAGCGGCTTGCGGGGATAAAAAGCGCGATTTGTGTACAGAAGTACCTGATCAGTTAAAGGATCTTGATTCATTTAAAAATCCAAAGCTTGTTATGCCAGGTGTTGTCGCTATTGAAGGGGAAAAGTTTTCTGATCACGAAAGCACTGCGAAAGAAATACAAGCCTTTAATGACCTAATCAATAGAAAAGGTTCTATACCTACTTGTCCAATGATTATCTTGTGTGATGATAGTACATTTATTAGTGAATCGTTAAGTAATTTCTTATGGGTGACCTTTACTAGAAGTAACCCATCTCATGATATGTACGGCGTTAATAGCTTTTATGATCATAAACATTGGGGATGTGATAATGTCATCATTGACACTAGAACAAAGCCCCACCATGCGCCACCACTTATTCCAGAT
- a CDS encoding methyl-accepting chemotaxis protein, translating to MFRWSNKSLTFKYGSVYVLTVVLFVLSAFLINLLLSETRSEVEAMNQSAENSVKLAEMELLIQERFTILGQYMVAATDQSAPQFENTISEFTSLLEEVEPFIDSEEKQYLLNTALENDEEIIESFNEYILLRESETSASINRRTLDNARRNYQQSSFTLTQLRTIFEAEREEAIESTFGSFQRTTSILVLSILISVVIGIIVLIIVSFGVKKRLSKILGFSEKIEQGDLTVNNLETYGKDEFSRVSQSLNTMKDGIEDILRDIAVVSDNISTRSGDLEESAAFLEGVSKNVSSKLNELIAIVEEQSAAIVQISSTNERFNGRINSIEQFSAKMKESSIEVSSNTKEGISLMNESVSNINSINQSVANSASKVNVLVEKAGDVSQITELINKVAEKTNLLALNASIEAARAGSYGRGFAVVAEEIRNLSSEVNQSINDMNVIIQGIQQEANEVETVLKSSNEKTIAEQKKMEQNISYLVKIEGSIDELVGNIDNIYTNLTTMTGESDEINTSLEELSSLSDKTTVYINDASDSIYEQNNIIEQINDHSKELYGAVGKLDESLKRFTVDKEKTEVTESEIEEVLENEDENIVPDLEVLDDSDETLAVEDVEKETETEPIEELAKNESEVAASSENNTEKS from the coding sequence GTGTTTAGATGGTCTAATAAAAGTCTAACATTTAAGTATGGGTCAGTTTATGTATTAACAGTTGTATTATTTGTATTATCAGCTTTTTTAATCAATTTATTATTATCTGAAACTAGAAGTGAAGTAGAAGCAATGAATCAAAGTGCGGAAAACTCAGTCAAGTTAGCTGAGATGGAGTTACTCATTCAAGAGCGTTTTACAATTTTAGGTCAATATATGGTGGCTGCAACAGATCAGTCTGCTCCTCAGTTTGAGAACACAATCTCAGAATTCACTTCTCTACTTGAGGAAGTAGAGCCATTTATTGATTCGGAGGAGAAGCAGTACTTATTAAATACGGCACTTGAAAATGACGAAGAAATAATAGAAAGTTTTAATGAATATATCTTATTAAGAGAAAGTGAAACATCAGCATCAATAAATAGACGTACATTAGATAATGCGCGCAGAAATTATCAGCAAAGCTCTTTCACATTAACACAATTAAGAACGATCTTTGAAGCAGAAAGAGAAGAGGCTATAGAATCAACATTTGGAAGCTTCCAAAGAACTACAAGTATATTAGTCCTTTCCATTCTTATTTCTGTTGTTATAGGTATAATTGTATTAATTATTGTTAGCTTTGGTGTGAAAAAACGTCTGTCTAAAATCCTTGGGTTTAGTGAAAAGATAGAACAAGGAGATTTGACTGTAAATAATTTAGAAACGTACGGAAAAGATGAGTTCTCTAGAGTTTCTCAATCCCTAAATACGATGAAAGATGGTATTGAAGATATATTAAGAGATATTGCAGTTGTTTCAGACAACATTAGTACAAGAAGTGGTGATCTTGAAGAATCTGCAGCATTTTTAGAAGGTGTTAGTAAAAACGTTTCAAGTAAGTTAAATGAGTTAATTGCTATTGTAGAAGAACAATCGGCTGCAATTGTACAAATCTCAAGTACGAATGAACGTTTTAATGGTAGAATTAATTCAATAGAACAATTCAGTGCAAAAATGAAGGAATCATCAATAGAAGTATCGTCCAATACGAAGGAAGGTATTTCATTAATGAATGAATCAGTATCTAATATTAACTCAATTAATCAATCTGTAGCAAACTCTGCATCAAAAGTAAATGTACTAGTAGAAAAAGCAGGAGACGTATCACAAATAACAGAGCTTATTAATAAAGTTGCAGAAAAGACGAATTTACTAGCATTAAATGCTTCCATTGAAGCAGCAAGAGCTGGTAGCTACGGTAGAGGTTTTGCTGTAGTTGCAGAAGAAATACGAAACTTATCGTCAGAAGTAAATCAATCTATTAACGATATGAATGTGATTATCCAAGGTATTCAACAAGAAGCCAATGAAGTAGAAACGGTTTTAAAATCTTCAAATGAAAAAACCATTGCGGAACAAAAGAAGATGGAGCAAAACATATCTTATTTAGTTAAAATTGAAGGATCCATTGATGAACTAGTTGGAAATATAGATAACATTTACACGAATTTAACAACGATGACAGGGGAAAGTGATGAAATTAACACGTCGCTAGAAGAGCTGTCAAGCTTATCAGACAAAACAACGGTTTATATTAATGATGCTAGTGACTCAATTTATGAGCAAAATAATATTATCGAACAAATTAATGATCACTCAAAAGAACTGTATGGTGCAGTAGGTAAATTAGATGAATCGTTGAAACGTTTTACAGTAGATAAAGAAAAAACAGAAGTCACTGAAAGTGAAATAGAAGAAGTATTAGAAAATGAAGATGAAAATATTGTTCCTGATCTCGAAGTGTTAGACGATAGTGATGAAACATTAGCGGTTGAAGATGTAGAAAAAGAAACTGAAACTGAACCGATTGAAGAACTTGCTAAAAATGAAAGTGAAGTAGCTGCTAGTTCAGAAAATAATACGGAAAAATCATAA
- a CDS encoding ABC transporter substrate-binding protein: MKKFFKLAATSLLAVSVLAACGDDDATDANETDDNGDTEETTEDESTEEEFGSEDAEVELVFWEFGNTGYDVLIQEYVEENPHVSINLQNYDMNDLHDNLFTSLSAGSGAPDIAMIEEGSIERFKAADDRFNNLYDLGAGDVEGDYLDWTWRNAQSADGSFQFGLPTDIGPTVMFYRTDVFEDAGFDSSPEAVSELLATWDDFANVAQEINDATGALMTDAGELVFNARRDQAPQAYFNTDDELILEDNAAIREAYDFVADLFDAGLVGDIPLWTPEWFAGMDDGSYAIFLAPAWMQGVIKDNSPEEGVWSITTMPEGAGNWGGSYLTLPNEGDNEVEAYNFISWLTAPEQQFKAFQGYGLFPSTPAVYDMPEFQAYEDSYFGGINTAQVFSEAAEAVIPVYKGRNYYPVNDELMEAIDNVSAGADRDAEWDSMLDRVQSVLDRQ, translated from the coding sequence ATGAAGAAATTTTTTAAGCTTGCAGCAACATCACTTTTAGCTGTATCCGTATTAGCGGCTTGCGGAGATGATGATGCTACAGACGCAAACGAAACAGATGACAATGGTGATACTGAGGAAACTACTGAAGATGAATCTACTGAAGAAGAGTTTGGTAGTGAAGATGCAGAAGTAGAATTAGTATTCTGGGAGTTCGGTAATACTGGATATGACGTACTAATTCAAGAGTATGTTGAGGAAAATCCACATGTTTCTATTAATCTACAAAACTATGATATGAACGATTTACACGATAACTTATTTACATCTTTATCAGCAGGTAGTGGAGCTCCTGATATCGCAATGATAGAGGAAGGGTCTATCGAGCGTTTTAAAGCAGCTGATGATCGTTTTAACAACTTATACGACCTTGGTGCTGGAGATGTTGAAGGTGATTATCTTGATTGGACTTGGAGAAACGCGCAAAGTGCTGATGGTTCATTCCAATTCGGACTTCCAACAGATATCGGACCTACTGTAATGTTCTATCGTACAGACGTGTTTGAGGATGCTGGTTTTGATTCTTCTCCAGAAGCAGTTTCCGAATTATTAGCTACATGGGATGATTTTGCTAACGTAGCTCAAGAAATAAATGATGCAACAGGTGCATTAATGACGGACGCTGGTGAGCTAGTATTTAACGCTCGTCGTGACCAAGCTCCACAAGCATACTTTAATACTGATGACGAATTAATCCTTGAAGACAATGCTGCTATTAGAGAAGCTTATGACTTTGTTGCAGATCTATTTGATGCAGGACTAGTTGGAGATATTCCACTTTGGACTCCTGAGTGGTTTGCAGGAATGGATGACGGATCTTACGCTATCTTCTTAGCACCAGCTTGGATGCAAGGGGTAATTAAAGATAACAGCCCAGAAGAAGGTGTATGGTCAATCACTACAATGCCAGAAGGTGCTGGTAACTGGGGTGGATCTTACTTAACACTTCCAAACGAAGGGGATAATGAGGTAGAAGCATACAACTTTATTTCTTGGTTAACTGCACCAGAGCAACAGTTCAAAGCGTTCCAAGGATACGGGTTATTCCCATCAACGCCAGCTGTGTATGATATGCCTGAATTCCAAGCGTATGAGGATTCTTACTTCGGTGGCATTAACACTGCACAAGTATTCTCAGAAGCAGCAGAGGCTGTAATTCCAGTTTATAAAGGTAGAAACTACTACCCAGTTAACGATGAACTCATGGAAGCAATTGATAACGTCTCCGCTGGTGCAGATCGTGATGCAGAGTGGGATTCAATGCTTGATCGTGTACAAAGTGTTCTCGACAGACAATAA
- a CDS encoding carbohydrate ABC transporter permease, whose product METTVKARRLSEKKRTALSAYLFISPFFVLYLIFGLFPMIFSFYLSFFRWDGLTPMTYAGLRNFEIIFNDSVFFSSILNTFLIGIMGTFPQIIAALLLAFALNSALIRFRNTFRTLIFLPYITSIVAVAIIFGLLFNSQPFGLFNFILSNFGVDPIRWNAEYWPVKIAISTMVFWRWVGYNTIIFLAGMQSIPKDLYEAAKIDGATVGQQIRLITLPMLRPILLFVVFTATIGAFQLFTEPLIFLGRGLREEGITMVAYLWRDAFIYNSFGTASAAAIVLFFIIIVLTAINLFITNRVGRSKKVV is encoded by the coding sequence TTGGAGACAACTGTTAAGGCTAGAAGACTATCAGAGAAAAAGAGAACGGCTTTATCAGCCTATTTATTTATTTCTCCGTTTTTTGTTTTGTATCTTATTTTTGGGTTATTCCCAATGATCTTTAGCTTTTACTTGTCATTCTTTCGCTGGGATGGCTTAACACCGATGACTTATGCTGGACTGAGAAACTTTGAAATCATCTTTAATGATTCCGTATTTTTCTCATCCATCTTAAACACATTTCTAATTGGTATAATGGGGACGTTTCCGCAGATTATAGCAGCGCTTCTACTTGCCTTTGCGCTTAACTCAGCGCTTATACGTTTCCGAAATACGTTTAGAACACTTATATTTTTACCATATATAACGTCAATTGTCGCGGTTGCTATTATATTTGGACTTTTGTTTAATAGCCAACCGTTCGGTTTATTTAACTTCATTTTAAGTAACTTCGGTGTAGATCCTATTCGGTGGAATGCAGAGTATTGGCCAGTAAAAATCGCTATATCGACAATGGTATTTTGGAGATGGGTTGGTTACAATACGATTATTTTCTTAGCTGGTATGCAAAGTATCCCGAAAGACTTATATGAAGCTGCAAAAATTGATGGTGCAACTGTAGGACAGCAAATTCGTCTTATAACATTACCGATGTTAAGACCTATATTGCTTTTCGTTGTCTTTACAGCAACAATTGGAGCATTCCAATTATTCACTGAGCCATTAATCTTTTTAGGTAGAGGTTTACGTGAAGAAGGGATTACGATGGTTGCTTACTTATGGAGAGATGCGTTTATATATAATTCCTTCGGGACTGCATCCGCGGCAGCAATTGTTTTATTCTTCATCATCATCGTACTAACGGCGATAAACTTATTTATCACTAACAGAGTTGGCCGTTCGAAGAAAGTCGTATAG
- a CDS encoding carbohydrate ABC transporter permease produces MAKEVGYRKFSIQKSLVYFVLVFGSLASLFPFYYMFVMATRLNREINSVPPPFTPGQDLVGNFQKVLGNIDFFGAMGNSLFVASAVTIGTLFLCSLAGYTFAKLDFKGKNILFGMILVTMMVPPQLGLIPQYYIITTLGWLNDFRAIIVPGLINAFGIFWMRQYIKEGVPFEIIEAAKIDGCSNFRVYWNIVVPMILPAFATLGIIVFMFVWNDFLWPIVVLRDQAVHTLQVALRALNDARQVDYGMIMSGTFWATVPLIIVFLMFNRLFIQSLSEGAVKS; encoded by the coding sequence ATGGCAAAAGAAGTTGGGTACAGGAAGTTTTCTATTCAAAAATCTCTCGTCTATTTTGTTTTAGTATTTGGATCTTTAGCTTCCTTGTTTCCTTTTTACTATATGTTCGTCATGGCAACTCGATTAAATCGAGAAATAAACTCAGTTCCACCACCATTTACGCCTGGGCAAGATTTAGTAGGTAACTTCCAGAAAGTATTAGGAAACATCGACTTTTTTGGAGCGATGGGCAATTCCTTGTTTGTTGCCTCAGCTGTGACGATAGGAACGTTATTTTTATGTTCTTTAGCAGGCTATACGTTTGCTAAATTAGATTTTAAAGGAAAAAACATATTGTTTGGGATGATTTTAGTGACGATGATGGTACCGCCGCAACTAGGGTTAATCCCACAGTATTATATTATAACAACATTAGGCTGGTTAAATGATTTTAGAGCAATAATTGTCCCTGGTTTAATTAATGCCTTCGGAATTTTTTGGATGAGACAGTACATTAAAGAAGGGGTTCCATTCGAAATAATCGAGGCTGCAAAAATTGATGGTTGTTCTAACTTTCGTGTATATTGGAACATTGTCGTACCGATGATTCTACCAGCGTTTGCTACATTAGGAATCATTGTATTTATGTTCGTGTGGAATGATTTCTTGTGGCCAATTGTCGTTCTTAGAGATCAAGCGGTTCATACATTACAGGTTGCATTAAGGGCCCTAAATGATGCAAGGCAAGTAGACTACGGAATGATTATGTCGGGAACGTTTTGGGCTACAGTTCCATTAATTATCGTTTTCTTAATGTTCAACCGATTATTTATTCAAAGTTTATCAGAAGGTGCTGTGAAAAGTTAA
- a CDS encoding LacI family DNA-binding transcriptional regulator produces the protein MPTIYDIAKKTGFSISTVSKVLNNYKDVSENTRKVVFEAVNELGYFPNSSARTLTTKRSWSIGVVFDEEYGIGMEHPFFNAVMESFKRNVGKHGYDLLFSSNRNGKPKSYIDHFQYRGVDGVVVVRCAIKDPYVEKLMESNIPSVVIDQDTRLASVVYSDNYYGSELAVEHFYSLGHEKIAHIAGSQKMFTGLQRKKGFMKAMKQHKLIVRQEYIVEGGPFTYESGQQGMRKLLECEELPTAVFAASDIMALGAISEIRKSGLNVPKDISVIGFDDIKISKYTTPELTTIKQDTALIGKTAANLLMDQINDKKKNFMSVKIPVELIQRNSCQTIDN, from the coding sequence ATGCCAACAATATATGACATTGCTAAGAAGACTGGTTTTTCCATATCTACTGTTTCAAAGGTATTGAATAATTATAAGGATGTAAGTGAAAATACTAGAAAAGTTGTTTTCGAGGCTGTTAATGAATTAGGATATTTCCCTAATTCCAGTGCGCGCACTTTAACAACAAAAAGGTCTTGGTCAATCGGTGTTGTATTTGATGAAGAATATGGTATTGGTATGGAGCATCCTTTCTTTAATGCGGTAATGGAAAGCTTTAAAAGAAATGTCGGAAAGCATGGGTATGACCTACTTTTCTCTTCAAATAGAAACGGAAAACCAAAATCATATATAGACCATTTTCAATATCGTGGTGTTGATGGAGTGGTCGTTGTTAGGTGTGCTATAAAAGACCCTTACGTAGAAAAATTAATGGAATCCAATATACCATCTGTTGTTATTGATCAAGATACTAGATTAGCAAGTGTTGTATATAGTGATAATTATTATGGAAGCGAATTAGCCGTAGAGCATTTTTATTCATTAGGACATGAAAAAATAGCTCATATTGCAGGATCGCAAAAAATGTTTACAGGATTACAACGAAAAAAAGGATTTATGAAAGCGATGAAGCAGCATAAATTAATTGTTCGTCAAGAGTATATAGTGGAAGGTGGGCCATTTACTTATGAGTCTGGTCAGCAAGGTATGAGAAAGCTACTGGAATGTGAAGAGTTGCCAACAGCTGTATTTGCTGCGAGTGATATTATGGCACTAGGAGCAATTTCAGAAATTCGAAAAAGCGGATTGAATGTTCCGAAAGATATATCAGTTATTGGCTTTGACGATATTAAGATATCTAAATACACGACTCCAGAGTTAACTACAATAAAACAAGATACAGCTCTAATAGGAAAAACAGCTGCAAATCTTTTAATGGATCAAATTAATGATAAGAAAAAAAATTTCATGTCTGTAAAAATACCCGTAGAATTAATACAAAGAAACTCGTGTCAAACAATAGACAACTAA
- a CDS encoding ABC transporter substrate-binding protein has translation MAKYWKLGATTLLAASLLAACGGDGDTENGGDTTDNGDAGEETTEEQIGSDDAEVELVFWEFGNTGYDVLIQEYVEANPHVSINLQNQDMNDLHDNLFTSISAGSGAPDIAMIEEAAIERFKAAEDRFNNLYDLGANDVEGDFLEWVWRSGQSADGSIQFGLPTDIGPTVMFYRTDVFEEAGFDSSPEAVSELLATWEDFANVAQEINDATGALMTDSGELVYNARRDQASQTYFNAEGEYILEDNEQIREAYDYVADLFDAGLVGDIPLWTPEWFAGMDDASYAVFLAPAWMQGVIKDNSPEEGVWSITTMPEGAGNWGGSYLTLPNEGDHAEEAYAFIEWLTAPEQQFKAFQGYGLFPSTPAVYDMPEFQEYEDSYFGGINTAQVFSEAAEAVLPVFKGRNYYPVDDEIKEALDNIAGGSDPDSEWQSMLDRVQSVLDRQ, from the coding sequence ATGGCTAAATATTGGAAACTTGGAGCAACAACTCTTCTTGCAGCTAGCTTACTAGCAGCTTGTGGTGGAGATGGCGACACTGAAAACGGCGGAGATACAACAGATAACGGTGACGCTGGTGAAGAAACTACTGAAGAACAAATCGGTAGTGACGACGCAGAAGTAGAATTAGTATTTTGGGAGTTCGGTAACACAGGTTACGACGTATTAATTCAAGAATACGTGGAAGCAAACCCTCACGTATCGATTAATCTTCAAAACCAAGATATGAACGACCTTCACGATAACTTATTTACATCTATCTCAGCTGGTAGTGGTGCACCTGATATCGCAATGATTGAAGAAGCAGCTATCGAGCGTTTCAAAGCAGCTGAAGATCGCTTTAATAACTTATACGATCTTGGTGCAAATGATGTAGAAGGGGATTTCCTTGAGTGGGTATGGAGAAGTGGACAAAGTGCTGACGGTTCTATCCAATTCGGTTTACCAACGGACATCGGACCAACAGTAATGTTCTACCGTACAGACGTATTTGAAGAAGCAGGATTCGATTCTTCACCAGAAGCAGTATCTGAATTACTTGCTACTTGGGAAGATTTTGCAAACGTAGCACAAGAAATTAATGACGCTACTGGCGCATTAATGACAGATTCTGGAGAGCTTGTATACAACGCTCGTCGTGACCAAGCATCTCAAACGTACTTCAATGCAGAAGGCGAATACATTCTTGAAGATAACGAGCAAATTAGAGAAGCTTACGACTATGTAGCAGACCTATTTGATGCAGGATTAGTTGGAGATATTCCACTTTGGACTCCTGAGTGGTTCGCAGGTATGGATGATGCATCTTACGCTGTATTCTTAGCACCAGCTTGGATGCAAGGGGTAATTAAAGATAACAGCCCTGAAGAAGGTGTATGGTCAATCACTACAATGCCAGAAGGTGCTGGTAACTGGGGTGGATCTTACTTAACACTTCCAAACGAAGGTGACCACGCAGAAGAAGCTTATGCATTTATCGAGTGGTTAACTGCACCAGAGCAACAGTTCAAAGCATTCCAAGGATACGGATTATTCCCATCAACACCAGCAGTATATGACATGCCTGAATTCCAAGAGTATGAAGATTCTTACTTCGGTGGCATTAACACTGCACAAGTATTCTCAGAAGCAGCAGAAGCTGTACTTCCAGTATTCAAAGGTAGAAACTACTACCCAGTAGATGACGAAATTAAAGAAGCGCTTGATAACATCGCTGGTGGATCTGATCCAGATTCAGAATGGCAATCAATGTTAGACAGAGTACAAAGCGTTTTAGATAGACAGTAA
- a CDS encoding carbohydrate ABC transporter permease — MATTVKSRRLSEKKRTALSAYLFISPFFILFAIFGLFPMVFSFYLSFFRWDGLTPMTYVGLRNFEIIFGDSVFYSSILNTFIIGLMGTLPQIIAALLLAFALNSALIRFRNTFRTLVFLPYITSVVAVAIIFGVVFNNQPFGFVNYILSMFDIDPIRWNQEYWPVKIAISTMVFWRWVGYNTIIFLAGMQSIPKDLYEAAKIDGATVAQQIRMITLPMLKPILMFVVFTATIGAFQLFTEPLIFLGRGLREEGITMVAYLWRDAFVYNSFGTASAAAIALFFIIIILTALNLLITNRVGRSKKVV, encoded by the coding sequence TTGGCGACAACAGTTAAATCAAGAAGGCTATCTGAGAAAAAGCGTACTGCCTTATCAGCGTATTTATTTATATCTCCATTTTTTATTTTGTTTGCGATTTTCGGCTTATTCCCAATGGTATTTAGCTTTTACTTATCGTTTTTCCGATGGGACGGCTTAACACCAATGACATATGTCGGATTACGCAACTTTGAGATCATCTTTGGGGATTCCGTATTTTACTCATCCATCTTAAACACTTTCATCATTGGATTGATGGGGACACTTCCGCAAATTATAGCGGCGCTATTATTGGCGTTTGCCCTCAATTCAGCGTTGATTCGATTCCGTAATACGTTTAGAACGTTAGTGTTCTTACCGTATATTACGTCGGTTGTAGCCGTTGCGATTATTTTCGGTGTTGTGTTTAATAACCAGCCATTTGGTTTCGTAAACTATATTTTAAGCATGTTTGATATTGATCCAATTCGTTGGAATCAAGAGTACTGGCCAGTTAAAATCGCTATTTCGACAATGGTATTTTGGAGATGGGTCGGATATAATACGATCATTTTCTTAGCAGGGATGCAAAGTATTCCGAAAGACCTTTATGAAGCAGCGAAAATTGATGGGGCAACTGTCGCTCAACAAATTCGAATGATTACACTTCCAATGTTAAAGCCAATTTTAATGTTTGTTGTATTTACAGCGACAATCGGTGCGTTCCAACTATTCACAGAGCCTTTAATCTTCCTCGGAAGAGGATTACGTGAAGAAGGTATTACAATGGTTGCTTACTTATGGAGAGATGCGTTCGTTTATAACTCATTTGGTACAGCCTCTGCGGCAGCGATTGCACTATTCTTCATTATTATCATTTTAACGGCGCTTAACCTACTCATTACAAATAGAGTTGGCCGTTCGAAGAAAGTCGTATAG